One genomic segment of Bifidobacteriaceae bacterium includes these proteins:
- a CDS encoding DUF4032 domain-containing protein: protein MAQALTITAVTPDSALFDLPWQLPLEQWPEDVVLALPRGLSRHVVRFVKLSGRVLAVKEIASYAAAREYGLLKELANFDAPSVAPVAVVGGRQTPEGEPLDAALLTQHLQFSLPYRALFSYRLRPDMATRLLDALALLIVRMHLLGFYWGDVSLSNTLFRRDAKEFSAYLVDAETGALYERLTDGQRAYDIDLARTNVIGELMDLEAGEMLEDDLDPVAIGDFLTERYEQLWRALTEEETISADARWRLQDRINRLNDLGFDVAEMSMSTDPDGTTLHIRPQVVDAGHHSRRLFRLTGLDVQENQARRLLNDLDTYRMHSGQTDADEDFVAHDWLTHVFEPAVRSVPRELRGKLELP from the coding sequence GTGGCTCAAGCCCTGACGATCACGGCCGTAACACCTGATTCGGCGCTGTTTGACCTGCCTTGGCAGCTGCCTTTGGAGCAGTGGCCGGAGGATGTGGTGCTGGCATTGCCGCGCGGCCTGTCCCGCCACGTCGTCCGGTTCGTCAAACTGTCGGGCCGGGTGCTGGCCGTCAAGGAGATCGCGTCCTACGCGGCCGCGCGCGAATACGGCCTGCTCAAGGAGTTGGCGAACTTCGACGCCCCCTCGGTCGCGCCGGTGGCGGTGGTCGGAGGCCGTCAGACCCCCGAGGGCGAGCCGCTTGACGCCGCGCTGCTGACCCAGCACCTTCAGTTCTCGCTGCCCTACCGGGCGTTGTTCTCCTACCGGCTCCGCCCGGACATGGCGACCCGCCTGCTGGACGCCCTCGCCCTGCTGATTGTGCGGATGCACCTGTTGGGCTTCTACTGGGGCGACGTGTCGCTCTCCAACACCCTGTTCAGGCGGGACGCCAAGGAGTTCTCCGCCTACCTGGTGGACGCGGAGACGGGTGCCCTCTACGAGCGGTTGACGGACGGCCAGCGCGCCTATGACATCGACTTGGCCCGCACGAACGTGATCGGCGAGTTGATGGACCTCGAGGCCGGCGAGATGCTGGAGGACGACTTGGACCCGGTGGCGATCGGCGACTTCCTGACCGAGCGCTACGAGCAACTGTGGCGGGCGCTGACCGAGGAGGAGACGATCTCCGCCGACGCGCGCTGGCGCCTGCAGGACCGCATCAACCGACTCAACGACCTGGGTTTCGACGTGGCAGAGATGTCGATGTCGACCGACCCGGACGGCACCACTTTGCACATCCGCCCGCAGGTGGTGGACGCCGGCCACCACTCGCGGCGGCTGTTCCGGCTGACCGGCTTGGACGTGCAGGAGAACCAGGCCCGGCGGCTGCTGAACGACCTGGACACCTACCGGATGCATTCGGGTCAGACCGACGCGGACGAGGACTTCGTGGCCCACGACTGGTTGACCCACGTGTTCGAACCCGCGGTCCGCTCGGTGCCGCGCGAGTTGCGCGGCAAGCTGGAGTTGCCGCA
- the ugpC gene encoding sn-glycerol-3-phosphate ABC transporter ATP-binding protein UgpC, translating into MATVTFDGATRIYPGSDKPAVDHLDLHIEDGEFLVLVGPSGCGKSTSLRMLAGLEEVNDGRILIGDRDVTDVQPKDRDIAMVFQNYALYPHMTVADNMGFALKIAGMPKAQIRERVEEAAKILDLQEYLARKPKALSGGQRQRVAMGRAIVRQPRVFLMDEPLSNLDAKLRVSTRTQIASLQRRLGVTTVYVTHDQTEALTMGDRIAVLKDGLLQQVGSPLVLYDKPSNAFVATFIGSPAMNIGTFPVRGDSVAIGQSLVPLSRAVLDAMTPEDEGKLTVGFRPENLEPATVDTPGAIPVEIDIVEELGSDAYAYGSLKGSDPETTTLQGGSLIARVDPRAVPRKGETVYFTVRAGEQHNFSASTGERLPE; encoded by the coding sequence ATGGCAACCGTGACCTTTGATGGGGCCACCCGGATTTATCCCGGCAGCGATAAGCCCGCAGTCGACCACTTGGACCTGCACATCGAAGACGGCGAGTTCCTTGTCCTAGTCGGCCCGTCCGGCTGCGGCAAGTCCACGTCGCTGCGCATGCTGGCGGGTCTGGAGGAAGTCAACGACGGCCGCATCCTGATCGGCGACCGGGACGTCACCGACGTGCAGCCCAAAGACCGCGACATCGCGATGGTGTTCCAAAACTACGCTCTCTACCCGCACATGACCGTTGCGGACAACATGGGCTTCGCGCTCAAGATCGCGGGCATGCCGAAGGCGCAAATCCGCGAGCGCGTCGAAGAGGCCGCCAAGATCCTGGACCTCCAGGAATACCTGGCCCGCAAGCCGAAGGCCCTGTCCGGCGGCCAGCGCCAGCGCGTCGCCATGGGCCGCGCCATTGTCCGCCAACCGCGCGTGTTCCTCATGGACGAGCCGCTGTCCAACCTGGACGCCAAGCTCCGCGTGTCGACCCGCACCCAGATCGCGTCGCTGCAGCGCCGCCTGGGGGTCACCACTGTTTACGTCACCCACGACCAAACTGAGGCCCTGACCATGGGGGACCGGATCGCGGTCCTCAAAGACGGGCTGCTCCAGCAGGTCGGTTCGCCGCTGGTGCTCTACGACAAGCCGTCGAACGCTTTCGTGGCCACCTTCATCGGCTCGCCGGCCATGAACATCGGCACGTTTCCGGTCCGGGGCGACTCGGTCGCGATCGGCCAGTCCCTGGTGCCGCTCAGCCGCGCGGTCTTGGACGCGATGACCCCGGAAGACGAAGGCAAGCTCACGGTTGGCTTCAGGCCGGAGAACCTGGAGCCCGCCACAGTCGACACCCCTGGGGCCATACCCGTGGAAATCGACATTGTCGAGGAACTCGGCTCGGACGCCTACGCCTACGGCTCTCTGAAAGGCTCAGATCCGGAGACCACCACGCTGCAGGGCGGGTCGCTGATCGCGCGGGTGGACCCGCGCGCGGTGCCGCGCAAGGGCGAGACGGTCTACTTCACGGTCCGCGCCGGCGAACAGCACAACTTCTCCGCTTCGACAGGCGAGCGCCTGCCCGAGTGA
- a CDS encoding aldose 1-epimerase family protein, protein MLSHSPLNSAPASPVPSVPSSAPGGGSAPNGQADPALAGGVPASGRQFVIEAGPYRAAVASVGASLRTLSHDGRDLVAPFDADRMRPFYRGAVLAPWPNRVIDGRYPLPAESRGPGDSPVQQLPLSEPDRGHALHGLAGWLDFAVADQGAGHVSLAQVVEPQAGYPFRIALRVTYRLDQGGGLTWQVGAQNLSPRPAPYGTGPHPYLVAGPSPLDEWELTLPAGGFMAVEGDRLLPAGQYEVAGGDFDFRAGRRLGPVRIDHAFTDVAWDGAGRATACLKDPAGGGVAITWDQASPWVQVHTADRPEPEFNRAGLAIEPMTCPPDAFNSGRDLIWLRPGQLHEVSWQIEAL, encoded by the coding sequence ATGCTTTCGCATTCTCCTTTGAATTCGGCGCCCGCTTCGCCAGTCCCGTCCGTTCCCAGTTCGGCGCCGGGCGGCGGGAGCGCCCCAAACGGCCAAGCCGACCCGGCCCTGGCTGGCGGCGTCCCCGCCAGCGGCCGCCAATTCGTGATTGAGGCGGGTCCGTACCGGGCGGCCGTCGCCTCGGTCGGCGCGTCGCTGCGGACGCTCAGCCACGACGGCCGCGATTTGGTGGCGCCGTTCGACGCGGACCGGATGCGGCCGTTCTACCGGGGCGCCGTCCTGGCGCCGTGGCCGAACCGGGTGATCGACGGCCGGTACCCGCTGCCGGCGGAGTCGCGCGGGCCGGGCGACTCGCCTGTGCAGCAACTCCCGTTGAGCGAACCGGATCGGGGCCACGCCTTGCACGGGCTGGCCGGGTGGCTCGATTTCGCGGTGGCAGATCAGGGCGCCGGCCATGTCTCCCTGGCCCAGGTGGTCGAGCCGCAAGCGGGCTACCCGTTCCGGATCGCACTGCGGGTGACGTATAGGCTGGACCAGGGCGGAGGCCTGACCTGGCAGGTCGGCGCCCAGAACCTGAGTCCCAGGCCGGCGCCGTATGGGACCGGCCCGCATCCCTATTTGGTGGCGGGGCCCTCGCCTCTGGACGAATGGGAGCTGACTTTGCCGGCGGGCGGCTTCATGGCGGTTGAAGGCGACCGGCTGCTCCCGGCGGGCCAGTATGAGGTGGCCGGCGGCGACTTCGACTTCCGGGCCGGGCGGCGGCTCGGCCCAGTCCGGATTGACCACGCCTTCACCGATGTGGCCTGGGACGGAGCCGGCCGGGCCACCGCCTGTCTGAAGGATCCGGCGGGCGGCGGCGTCGCGATCACCTGGGACCAGGCCTCCCCCTGGGTGCAGGTTCACACGGCCGACCGCCCGGAGCCGGAGTTCAACCGCGCGGGCTTGGCGATCGAGCCGATGACCTGCCCGCCGGACGCCTTCAACAGCGGTCGCGACCTGATCTGGCTGCGCCCCGGCCAACTCCACGAGGTCTCCTGGCAAATCGAGGCCCTGTAG
- the otsB gene encoding trehalose-phosphatase, whose amino-acid sequence MSQGGTSGWGPLLTRLAAARKLLVALDFDGTLAPLVEDPTASRMTPAAAAALARLARIERVQLALVSGRPAGALAELAQPPEDSLLVGSHGAERGRMAGGVAVLEPVVLSPGRMERLRQVSAALTELASGAEGAWVEPKPFAAVFHTRPMPDRALAAGLEAEAARLGKALGAHIMTGKMVVEASVLPVGKAAALARLKKAADADRLVFAGDDTTDELALRTIRPPDLGVKVGPGPTAAELRLPDPEGVAAFLAALAACLEGPPGR is encoded by the coding sequence GTGAGCCAGGGCGGCACAAGCGGTTGGGGGCCGTTGCTGACGCGGCTGGCCGCCGCCCGGAAACTCCTGGTCGCGTTGGACTTCGACGGCACCCTGGCGCCGCTGGTGGAGGACCCGACCGCCTCGCGGATGACGCCCGCGGCGGCGGCGGCGTTGGCCCGGCTGGCCCGGATCGAGCGGGTCCAGTTGGCTTTGGTGTCGGGGCGGCCGGCGGGAGCCTTGGCGGAGTTGGCCCAGCCCCCCGAGGACTCGTTGTTGGTCGGCTCCCACGGGGCGGAGCGCGGCCGGATGGCCGGCGGGGTGGCGGTGCTGGAGCCGGTGGTTCTGTCGCCCGGCCGCATGGAACGCCTGCGCCAGGTTTCCGCCGCTCTGACCGAGTTGGCTTCCGGGGCCGAGGGGGCCTGGGTAGAGCCGAAACCGTTCGCGGCGGTTTTCCACACCCGCCCAATGCCGGACCGCGCGCTGGCGGCGGGCCTGGAGGCGGAGGCCGCCCGCCTGGGCAAGGCCCTGGGCGCCCACATTATGACCGGCAAGATGGTGGTCGAGGCGTCGGTTTTGCCGGTGGGCAAGGCCGCCGCTTTGGCCCGCCTGAAAAAGGCCGCCGATGCCGACCGCCTGGTCTTCGCCGGGGACGACACGACCGATGAACTCGCTTTGAGAACCATTCGCCCGCCGGACCTGGGCGTCAAGGTCGGTCCCGGCCCGACCGCCGCCGAGTTGCGCCTCCCCGACCCGGAGGGGGTGGCCGCCTTCCTGGCCGCTCTGGCCGCCTGTCTGGAAGGACCGCCGGGGCGATGA
- a CDS encoding trehalose-6-phosphate synthase — protein sequence MTATLSDLVVVSNRLPVDAARAEDGGITFRRSPGGLVTALEPVLSERSAAWVGWPGTPDFAFEPVLLDGIWSIPVALTAQEIADYYEGFSNATLWPLYHDVITQPEYHREWHEAYRAVNAKFAETAAAAVAQGGTVWVHDYQLQLAPSMIRQLRPDVKVGFFNHIPFPPEALFAQLPWRREILMGLLGADLIGFQRAQDAGNFRSCVRRLTGLTTRGHHILVRESDGSVRDVMSSAFPISIDSAAVDARARLPRVQARAREIRSELGNPDAVLFGVDRLDYTKGIAHRLKAYEELLRDGRLKVPGVVMVQVASPSRDNVSAYQALRDDVETTVGRIAGDFGSLGSPAIHYLHQTQDADEMAALYLAADVMLVTALRDGMNLVAKEYVASRVDGRGALVLSEFTGAADELRQALLVNPHDIDGLKGAILRAVAMSPREQRRRMQALRRRVLENDVSTWASSFLGTLAAR from the coding sequence ATGACCGCCACACTGTCTGATTTGGTCGTGGTGTCGAACCGTCTCCCCGTCGACGCCGCGCGGGCAGAAGACGGGGGAATCACCTTCCGGCGCTCGCCGGGCGGACTGGTCACCGCTTTGGAACCGGTGTTGAGCGAGCGGTCGGCGGCCTGGGTCGGCTGGCCGGGCACCCCCGACTTCGCGTTTGAGCCGGTCCTGCTGGACGGCATCTGGTCAATCCCGGTGGCGCTCACGGCCCAGGAGATCGCGGACTACTACGAGGGCTTCTCCAACGCGACCCTCTGGCCGCTCTACCACGACGTCATCACCCAACCCGAGTATCACCGCGAATGGCATGAGGCGTACCGGGCGGTCAACGCCAAGTTCGCGGAGACGGCCGCGGCCGCCGTCGCGCAAGGCGGGACGGTGTGGGTCCACGACTACCAGCTGCAACTGGCGCCGTCCATGATCCGGCAGTTGCGGCCGGACGTGAAGGTGGGCTTCTTCAACCACATCCCGTTCCCGCCCGAGGCGCTGTTCGCACAGTTGCCGTGGCGGCGCGAAATCCTGATGGGGCTGCTCGGGGCGGACCTGATCGGGTTTCAGCGCGCCCAAGACGCCGGCAATTTCCGGTCCTGTGTGCGGCGGCTGACCGGGTTGACCACCCGGGGCCACCACATTTTGGTGCGGGAGAGCGACGGCAGCGTGCGGGACGTGATGTCCTCGGCGTTTCCGATCTCGATCGATTCGGCGGCGGTGGACGCGCGGGCGCGGCTGCCCAGGGTGCAGGCACGGGCGCGGGAGATCCGCTCCGAATTGGGCAACCCGGACGCCGTGCTGTTCGGCGTTGACCGGCTCGACTACACCAAGGGGATAGCGCACCGCCTCAAGGCCTATGAGGAATTGCTCCGCGACGGCCGCCTGAAAGTGCCCGGCGTTGTGATGGTGCAGGTCGCCAGCCCGTCACGGGACAATGTCAGCGCCTACCAGGCCCTCCGGGACGATGTCGAGACCACGGTTGGGCGGATCGCCGGCGATTTCGGGTCGCTCGGGTCGCCCGCCATCCACTATCTGCACCAAACCCAGGACGCCGACGAGATGGCCGCTTTGTATCTGGCCGCGGACGTCATGTTGGTGACGGCGTTGCGCGACGGCATGAACCTGGTCGCCAAGGAATACGTCGCCTCGCGGGTGGACGGGCGCGGCGCCCTGGTGTTGTCCGAATTCACGGGCGCCGCCGACGAGTTGCGCCAGGCCTTGCTGGTCAACCCGCACGACATTGACGGGTTGAAGGGCGCGATCCTCCGGGCGGTGGCGATGAGCCCGCGCGAGCAGCGGCGGCGCATGCAGGCCCTGCGCCGCCGGGTGTTGGAGAACGACGTGTCCACCTGGGCGTCTTCTTTCCTCGGCACGCTGGCGGCGCGGTGA